A DNA window from Actinomadura luzonensis contains the following coding sequences:
- a CDS encoding Gfo/Idh/MocA family protein translates to MVTLAVVGAGVRGIAYARHAEASGRGRVVAVADPREGRRARFPSAAQYAGWRELAARPRQADAVIIATQDRDHAEPAVRFAELGYDILLEKPMAVSEDDCRAIVAAAGRSPSAVFAVCHVLRYTRYTRTLKALLDAGRIGEIVSIQHLEPVGWWHQAHSYVRGNWRRADESTFMLLAKSCHDLDWLVHLTGRRVSRVSSFGGLKHFRPENRPDGAADRCLDCAAEPGCPYSAKRIYLPLAGRDAWPVSVLTDDVSEEGVLAALRTGPYGRCVYACDNDVVDHQVVNLEFDGGATASFTMTAFTPALHRQTRIFGTHGSIDGDGDRLTVHDFVTGRSETVETRPTGDATARGGHGGGDEALVEAFLTAVATRDRTPVLSSPGESLHSHLIAWAAERSRLTGETVTLS, encoded by the coding sequence ATGGTCACCCTCGCCGTCGTCGGCGCCGGCGTGCGCGGCATCGCCTACGCCCGGCACGCCGAAGCGTCCGGACGGGGCCGCGTGGTCGCCGTGGCCGACCCCCGCGAGGGCCGCCGCGCCCGCTTCCCCTCGGCCGCCCAGTACGCCGGCTGGCGGGAACTGGCCGCCCGGCCCCGCCAGGCCGACGCGGTCATCATCGCCACCCAGGACCGCGACCACGCCGAGCCCGCCGTGCGCTTCGCCGAGCTGGGCTACGACATCCTGCTGGAGAAGCCGATGGCGGTCTCCGAGGACGACTGCCGGGCCATCGTCGCCGCCGCCGGGCGCTCGCCGTCCGCCGTGTTCGCCGTCTGCCACGTGCTGCGCTACACCCGCTACACCCGGACGCTGAAGGCCCTGCTGGACGCCGGCCGGATCGGCGAGATCGTCAGCATCCAGCACCTGGAGCCGGTCGGCTGGTGGCACCAGGCGCACTCGTACGTGCGGGGCAACTGGCGGCGGGCCGACGAGTCCACGTTCATGCTGCTCGCCAAGTCCTGCCACGACCTCGACTGGCTGGTGCACCTGACCGGCAGGCGGGTCTCCCGCGTCTCCTCCTTCGGCGGCCTGAAGCACTTCCGCCCGGAGAACCGGCCCGACGGGGCCGCCGACCGCTGCCTCGACTGCGCCGCCGAGCCCGGCTGCCCGTACTCGGCCAAGCGCATCTACCTGCCGCTCGCCGGACGGGACGCCTGGCCGGTGTCGGTGCTCACCGACGACGTCTCCGAGGAGGGCGTGCTCGCGGCCCTCCGCACCGGCCCGTACGGCAGGTGCGTCTACGCCTGCGACAACGACGTGGTCGACCACCAGGTCGTCAACCTGGAGTTCGACGGCGGGGCGACCGCGTCGTTCACCATGACGGCCTTCACCCCGGCGCTGCACCGCCAGACCCGGATCTTCGGCACGCACGGCTCCATCGACGGCGACGGCGACCGCCTGACCGTCCACGACTTCGTCACCGGCCGCTCCGAGACCGTCGAGACCCGCCCCACGGGCGACGCGACGGCCCGCGGCGGCCACGGGGGCGGTGACGAGGCCCTGGTCGAGGCGTTCCTGACCGCGGTCGCCACCCGCGACCGCACGCCGGTCCTGTCCTCGCCGGGCGAGAGCCTGCACAGCCACCTCATCGCCTGGGCCGCCGAGAGGTCGCGGCTGACCGGCGAGACCGTCACCCTCTCCTGA
- a CDS encoding ROK family transcriptional regulator: protein MTELRPGDASLLRKVNTQVTLRALRRAGVATLTQLGRVTGLSRQTVEAVLDELGERGYVREVPPDEGAMGRPARRFGFRADAGYVVGVEVGGEAMVAALADLNGEVIAWERAEVSGDAAAHVRLEAAREAALRVVDGAGVPRPHVWAVAAGTSGIVDRTGTVSLSITLPGWTGVDLAGLAGRWFGCAALAANDANLAALAEHWRGSAQHADDVVYVLIGHRAGAGVLIGGRLHPGRRGAAGEIGTLRQVGWEDAARELVKDAPAGEVFAAALRGERDAARRVDRYAESIAVGAAALALAVDPDLLVLGGGHARAGGEVLLDPLRRHLAEMCVSAPEVVTSTFGDEGVALGAVRLALDHVEREMLGL from the coding sequence GTGACCGAGCTCCGGCCGGGTGACGCGTCCCTGCTGCGCAAGGTGAACACCCAGGTCACCCTGCGGGCGCTGCGGCGGGCCGGCGTGGCCACGCTGACGCAGCTCGGCCGCGTCACCGGGCTGTCCCGGCAGACGGTGGAGGCGGTCCTCGACGAGCTGGGCGAGCGCGGCTACGTCCGGGAGGTGCCGCCCGACGAGGGCGCGATGGGGCGGCCCGCGCGGCGCTTCGGGTTCCGCGCCGACGCCGGCTACGTCGTGGGCGTCGAGGTCGGCGGCGAGGCCATGGTGGCGGCGCTGGCCGACCTGAACGGCGAGGTCATCGCCTGGGAGCGGGCCGAGGTCTCCGGCGACGCCGCCGCGCACGTGCGGCTGGAGGCGGCCAGGGAGGCCGCGCTGCGGGTCGTGGACGGCGCGGGCGTGCCCCGCCCGCACGTGTGGGCGGTGGCGGCCGGCACCTCCGGCATCGTGGACCGCACCGGGACGGTGTCGTTGTCGATCACCCTGCCCGGCTGGACCGGCGTGGACCTGGCCGGGCTCGCCGGCCGCTGGTTCGGCTGCGCCGCGCTGGCCGCCAACGACGCCAACCTCGCCGCCCTCGCCGAGCACTGGCGCGGCAGCGCGCAGCACGCCGACGACGTCGTGTACGTGCTGATCGGCCACCGCGCGGGCGCGGGCGTGCTGATCGGCGGCCGGCTGCACCCCGGCCGGCGCGGGGCGGCGGGCGAGATCGGCACGCTGCGCCAGGTCGGCTGGGAGGACGCGGCCCGCGAGCTGGTCAAGGACGCCCCGGCGGGCGAGGTGTTCGCGGCGGCGCTGCGCGGCGAGCGGGACGCGGCGCGCCGCGTGGACCGCTACGCCGAGTCCATCGCCGTCGGCGCCGCCGCGCTGGCCCTGGCCGTGGACCCCGACCTGCTGGTGCTGGGCGGCGGCCACGCGCGGGCGGGCGGCGAGGTGCTGCTCGACCCGCTGCGGCGGCACCTGGCCGAGATGTGCGTGAGCGCGCCCGAGGTGGTGACCTCCACGTTCGGCGACGAGGGGGTGGCGCTCGGCGCGGTCCGGCTGGCGCTGGACCACGTGGAGCGGGAGATGCTGGGCCTGTGA
- a CDS encoding TetR/AcrR family transcriptional regulator codes for MTTSDDTRTRILAAARELFAERGYAATSLADIAAAVGLTKTAVAYHFHPKDRLASELLSPVAGDMLALLGGEYADRRAFVEALVGFAARYRSVIRLFMEDLAGDDAVSPVSPDSEAAAIRTFRDGIFAKLAGQEPDPETKVRCWALLGALQWGVAKTMDLPEQQVRQVLLEVTRAL; via the coding sequence ATGACCACATCGGACGACACGCGCACCCGCATCCTGGCCGCCGCCAGAGAGCTGTTCGCCGAGCGCGGCTACGCGGCCACCTCCCTCGCCGACATCGCCGCCGCCGTCGGCCTGACCAAGACCGCCGTCGCCTACCACTTCCACCCGAAGGACCGGCTGGCCTCCGAGCTGCTGTCGCCGGTGGCAGGCGACATGTTGGCGCTGCTCGGCGGCGAGTACGCCGACCGGCGGGCGTTCGTCGAGGCGCTGGTCGGGTTCGCGGCCCGCTACCGCTCGGTGATCCGGCTGTTCATGGAGGACCTGGCGGGCGACGACGCGGTCTCGCCCGTCTCGCCCGACTCCGAGGCGGCGGCGATCCGCACCTTCCGCGACGGCATCTTCGCGAAGCTGGCCGGGCAGGAGCCCGACCCGGAGACGAAGGTGCGCTGCTGGGCGCTGCTCGGGGCGTTGCAGTGGGGCGTCGCCAAGACCATGGACCTGCCGGAGCAGCAGGTCAGGCAGGTGCTGCTGGAGGTCACCCGAGCGCTCTGA
- a CDS encoding MMPL family transporter, protein MTRWLGRLGGWCARHGKIVLALWVVVAAALMGSSLAFPGPTNNDASIPGTDAQRAHDLMKEGFGPGYDQGGSVQLLVYSPGGPLLEDKRKKAVEDAIDRIRDVPHVEQVDTPFRRGGISSNLQIGIIGVRLKGHDPDKVGETTEALSKAAEPARAAGLEVVPADSSNPANKEIKTGPSEIIGVVCALLVLVFAFGTLVAAMIPIFAALVSVASGLGVIGLLGWVVDMPKQAGIMATMIGLGVGIDYALFLLSRHRRLLEQGVPVVESVRRTVASSGGAVVFAGGTVIIALSALLLAGFPLLATLGWVTGISVVAAVLTSITLVPALLGLLGHRVNALKVPGLRGGGTAGTGWAGLGSWVARRPWRVLIASALVLGALAAPALALKLGALDEGYGTQGSDSRRAYELMATAFGPGSNGPLIVVAELPEKVKDAKDPLVKQVKDEIADVGGIAHVSDPKVNDSGRSVLVQAIPDYAPSDSRTVDVVHEVRKIALPGVRVHVGGKVAGLTDAGDRMAERTPLVIGVVVLLSALLLLFAFRAPVVAIKAAVMNLVSLGAAFGALALVFSIGLGSGLVGMDPPVNSGYLQTVFFSVPIESYVPLMLFAVLFGLSMDYEVFLLTAVRQSYARHGRNARAVAEGLGSTGRVITSAALIMVAVFVAFIAYPDAMVKTFGVGLAVAIAVDATVIRGFLVPATMVLLGRANWWCPRWLDRILPNLSVEGHEDDEQDAAGTAPRHRQPVGV, encoded by the coding sequence ATGACGCGGTGGCTGGGACGGCTGGGCGGCTGGTGCGCGCGCCACGGGAAGATCGTACTCGCGTTATGGGTGGTGGTCGCGGCCGCCCTCATGGGATCGAGCCTCGCCTTCCCCGGGCCCACCAACAACGACGCCAGCATCCCCGGCACCGACGCGCAGCGCGCCCACGACCTCATGAAGGAGGGCTTCGGGCCCGGCTACGACCAGGGCGGCAGCGTCCAGCTCCTGGTGTACTCGCCCGGCGGCCCGCTGCTGGAGGACAAGCGTAAGAAGGCCGTCGAGGACGCGATCGACCGCATCCGCGACGTGCCGCACGTGGAGCAGGTGGACACGCCGTTCCGTCGCGGCGGCATCTCCTCCAACCTCCAGATCGGCATCATCGGCGTCCGCCTCAAGGGCCACGACCCGGACAAGGTGGGCGAGACGACCGAGGCGCTGTCGAAGGCCGCGGAGCCGGCGCGCGCCGCCGGGCTGGAGGTCGTCCCCGCCGACAGCTCCAACCCCGCCAACAAGGAGATCAAGACCGGCCCCAGCGAGATCATCGGCGTGGTGTGCGCCCTGCTGGTGCTGGTGTTCGCGTTCGGGACGCTGGTCGCCGCGATGATCCCGATCTTCGCGGCGCTGGTCAGCGTGGCCTCGGGGCTCGGCGTGATCGGGCTGCTCGGCTGGGTCGTGGACATGCCCAAGCAGGCCGGCATCATGGCCACGATGATCGGCCTCGGCGTCGGCATCGACTACGCGCTGTTCCTGCTCTCGCGCCACCGCCGGCTGCTGGAGCAGGGCGTGCCGGTGGTCGAGTCGGTCCGGCGCACGGTCGCCAGCTCCGGCGGCGCGGTCGTCTTCGCCGGCGGCACGGTGATCATCGCGCTGAGCGCGCTGCTGCTGGCCGGGTTCCCGCTGCTGGCCACGCTCGGCTGGGTCACCGGCATCTCCGTCGTCGCCGCCGTGCTGACCTCGATCACGCTCGTCCCCGCCCTGCTCGGGCTGCTCGGGCACCGCGTCAACGCGCTCAAGGTCCCCGGCCTGCGCGGCGGCGGCACGGCGGGCACCGGCTGGGCCGGGCTCGGCTCGTGGGTGGCGCGCCGGCCGTGGCGGGTGCTGATCGCGAGCGCGCTCGTGCTGGGCGCGCTCGCCGCCCCGGCGCTCGCGCTCAAGCTCGGCGCGCTCGACGAGGGGTACGGCACGCAGGGGTCGGACTCGCGGCGGGCGTACGAGCTGATGGCGACCGCCTTCGGCCCCGGCTCCAACGGCCCGCTCATCGTGGTCGCCGAGCTGCCGGAGAAGGTGAAGGACGCCAAGGACCCGCTGGTCAAGCAGGTCAAGGACGAGATCGCGGACGTCGGCGGCATCGCGCACGTCAGCGACCCCAAGGTCAACGACTCGGGCCGCTCGGTGCTCGTGCAGGCCATCCCCGACTACGCCCCCAGCGACAGCAGGACGGTGGACGTCGTCCACGAGGTCAGGAAGATCGCGCTGCCTGGGGTGCGGGTGCACGTCGGCGGCAAGGTGGCCGGCCTCACCGACGCCGGGGACCGGATGGCCGAGCGCACCCCGCTGGTGATCGGCGTGGTGGTGCTGCTCAGCGCGCTGCTCCTGCTGTTCGCCTTCCGCGCGCCGGTGGTCGCGATCAAGGCGGCGGTGATGAACCTGGTCTCGCTCGGGGCCGCGTTCGGCGCGCTGGCGCTGGTGTTCTCGATCGGGCTCGGCAGCGGGCTGGTGGGCATGGACCCGCCGGTGAACTCCGGCTACCTGCAGACGGTCTTCTTCAGCGTGCCGATCGAGAGCTACGTGCCGCTGATGCTGTTCGCGGTGCTGTTCGGGCTGTCGATGGACTACGAGGTGTTCCTGCTGACGGCGGTGCGGCAGTCGTACGCGCGGCACGGCCGCAACGCCCGGGCCGTGGCCGAGGGGCTGGGCTCGACCGGGCGGGTCATCACCTCGGCCGCGCTGATCATGGTGGCCGTCTTCGTGGCGTTCATCGCCTACCCGGACGCGATGGTCAAGACGTTCGGCGTGGGGCTCGCGGTGGCGATCGCGGTGGACGCCACCGTGATCCGCGGCTTCCTGGTGCCCGCCACGATGGTGCTGCTCGGCCGGGCGAACTGGTGGTGCCCCCGCTGGCTGGACCGGATCCTGCCGAACCTGTCGGTGGAGGGCCACGAGGACGACGAGCAGGACGCGGCCGGGACCGCGCCCCGCCACCGCCAGCCCGTCGGGGTGTAG
- a CDS encoding ArsR/SmtB family transcription factor, with product MSGFPEEPIYQQLARVAKALASPVRLRLLDVLDQRERTVEELAQASGIALKNTSAQLQQLRAAHLVTSRKDGPRVYYRLADERVSRFLGDLQGFAHDRLADLRDAVRDRLGTLEGVTAAELAGRLADPGTLVLDVRSAADYAAGHVPGAISVPLAELRERLAELPRDASIVAYCGGPYCVVSPEAVRLLREHGYDARPLDGGWLGWRRAPRQAAEKPVER from the coding sequence ATGTCCGGCTTCCCGGAGGAGCCGATCTACCAGCAGCTCGCCCGGGTGGCCAAGGCTCTGGCCAGCCCGGTGCGGCTGCGCCTGCTGGACGTCCTCGACCAGCGCGAGCGCACGGTCGAGGAGCTGGCCCAGGCGTCGGGGATCGCGCTGAAGAACACCTCGGCCCAGCTCCAGCAGCTCCGCGCCGCCCACCTGGTGACCAGCAGGAAGGACGGGCCGCGGGTCTACTACCGGCTGGCCGACGAGCGGGTCTCGCGCTTCCTCGGCGACCTTCAGGGCTTCGCCCACGACCGGCTGGCGGACCTGCGCGACGCCGTGCGCGACCGGCTCGGCACGCTGGAGGGCGTCACCGCCGCCGAGCTGGCCGGCCGCCTGGCCGACCCCGGGACGCTGGTCCTCGACGTGCGCAGCGCCGCCGACTACGCGGCGGGGCACGTCCCCGGGGCGATCTCGGTGCCGCTGGCCGAGCTGCGCGAGCGGCTGGCCGAGCTGCCCCGCGACGCCTCGATCGTGGCCTACTGCGGCGGCCCGTACTGCGTGGTCTCGCCCGAGGCGGTGCGCCTGCTGCGCGAGCACGGCTACGACGCCCGCCCGCTGGACGGCGGCTGGCTCGGCTGGCGGCGCGCCCCGCGACAGGCCGCCGAAAAACCAGTGGAACGCTGA
- a CDS encoding cupin domain-containing protein, translating into MSYPPVRYHGETGEHSGVFRPGDVPPDLRMGEKGTRVHYLGTGGTTNGAFGLYRWEMGPGPSGPSPHFHRTMTESFYVLDGEIRLFDGKAWATGRPGDFLFVPEGGVHAFRNESGEPASMLILFTPGAPREAYFEELADLATSGRQLTAEEWTDLYLRHDQYMV; encoded by the coding sequence ATGTCCTATCCCCCGGTCCGTTACCACGGTGAGACGGGCGAGCACAGCGGCGTCTTCCGCCCCGGCGACGTGCCCCCCGACCTCCGGATGGGCGAGAAGGGCACGCGGGTGCACTACCTCGGCACCGGCGGCACCACGAACGGCGCGTTCGGCCTCTACCGCTGGGAGATGGGGCCCGGCCCGTCCGGCCCGAGCCCGCACTTCCACCGCACCATGACCGAGTCGTTCTACGTCCTGGACGGCGAGATCCGGCTGTTCGACGGCAAGGCGTGGGCCACCGGCCGCCCCGGCGACTTCCTGTTCGTGCCGGAGGGCGGCGTGCACGCCTTCCGCAACGAGTCCGGCGAGCCCGCCTCGATGCTCATCCTGTTCACCCCGGGCGCGCCCCGCGAGGCGTACTTCGAGGAGCTGGCCGACCTCGCCACCAGCGGCCGGCAGCTCACCGCCGAGGAGTGGACCGACCTGTACCTGCGCCACGACCAGTACATGGTCTGA
- a CDS encoding alcohol dehydrogenase catalytic domain-containing protein produces the protein MLMRAAVLTGFHAPLEIREVEIDDPGPGEVRVRIEASGVCGSDLKAIDGKSPVVREPPFVLGHESAGVVESTGPGVTTVRPGDRVVIAMNGPCGQCRHCGAGRFHLCSGPARLQAIMGGAPRVRLAGQEVRRFIGIGSFAEYALVSEAMCVRTGGAASGAALCLLACGVVTGVGAVLNVARVEPGSSVLVVGCGGVGLNVVQGAVLAGATTIIAADVAEQKLKLAERFGATHTLLAADLPRQVGELVRGGADYAFDVTGVPGVLAQAFAATQPGGTTVMVGSPPAGRPVELDPGLLFASRRLMGTQGGDAAPHRDLPMLAGLYQRGRLDLDGLVSERLPLDAVNEAVAHVREGAVARTVITF, from the coding sequence ATGCTGATGCGCGCGGCCGTGCTGACCGGGTTCCACGCCCCCCTGGAGATCCGCGAGGTCGAGATCGACGACCCCGGCCCCGGCGAGGTGCGCGTGCGGATCGAGGCGTCCGGCGTGTGCGGCTCCGACCTCAAGGCCATCGACGGCAAGAGCCCCGTGGTGCGCGAGCCGCCGTTCGTGCTCGGCCACGAGAGCGCGGGCGTGGTGGAGAGCACCGGCCCCGGCGTCACCACGGTCCGGCCGGGCGACCGCGTCGTCATCGCCATGAACGGCCCCTGCGGGCAGTGCCGCCACTGCGGCGCGGGGCGCTTCCACCTGTGCTCGGGCCCGGCCCGGCTGCAGGCGATCATGGGCGGCGCGCCCCGGGTGCGGCTGGCGGGCCAGGAGGTCCGCCGCTTCATCGGCATCGGCTCCTTCGCCGAGTACGCGCTCGTCTCCGAGGCCATGTGCGTCAGGACCGGGGGCGCCGCCTCCGGCGCCGCGCTGTGCCTGCTGGCCTGCGGCGTGGTGACCGGCGTCGGCGCGGTGCTCAACGTCGCGCGGGTGGAGCCCGGCTCCTCGGTCCTGGTCGTGGGTTGCGGCGGCGTCGGGCTCAACGTGGTGCAGGGCGCGGTGCTGGCGGGCGCGACCACGATCATCGCGGCGGACGTGGCCGAGCAGAAGCTCAAGCTGGCCGAGCGCTTCGGCGCGACCCACACGCTGCTCGCCGCCGACCTGCCCCGCCAGGTCGGCGAGCTGGTACGCGGCGGCGCGGACTACGCCTTCGACGTGACCGGCGTGCCCGGCGTGCTCGCCCAGGCGTTCGCCGCCACCCAGCCCGGCGGCACCACGGTCATGGTCGGCAGCCCGCCGGCCGGCCGCCCGGTGGAGCTGGACCCAGGGCTGCTGTTCGCCTCCCGCCGCCTCATGGGCACGCAGGGCGGCGACGCCGCGCCGCACCGCGACCTGCCGATGCTGGCCGGGCTGTACCAGCGGGGCCGGCTCGACCTGGACGGCCTGGTCTCCGAGCGCCTGCCCCTCGACGCGGTCAACGAGGCCGTCGCGCACGTGCGGGAGGGGGCGGTCGCGCGCACGGTCATCACCTTCTAG
- a CDS encoding ABC transporter substrate-binding protein, which translates to MIVRRGAAAALTMALLTGTATAGCAAQQRTAAQQEGGAVPGVTGTTVKVGGVLTKTSASGYSTKDAEIGAKARFERANAEGGVHGRKIDFLGAEDDGQDAAKGDAAAKKLVQKDQVFALVPVHAPNFGGAAFLEQQGVPWFGWATGPQWCGTRTGFGYNGCLAPKQGDGSQTWWGRQMADLLGGAAGKSVYVQTTDSSGSKYGGTTISQSFTAAGFTLAGVDSGLPAAAPPPDWLPYVNKIMTSDAGGPPDVVVSVIAGTKFNVGLYAALKRAGYQGVLTDATSYDAAILDDPAGAKALDGVIAAPMFEPFESTAPEIAQLKQDVAKVAPGQRLTQHLAIGYWAADIFLDLLDKTGKDLTREKFLNTANGSYVYENPGFGRIEFPKDHTEPNGCGALVKLAGGAFRVARSMKCFDNVPLK; encoded by the coding sequence ATGATCGTACGGCGGGGTGCGGCGGCGGCGCTCACGATGGCGCTGCTCACGGGGACGGCGACGGCGGGCTGCGCGGCCCAGCAGCGGACGGCCGCCCAGCAGGAGGGCGGAGCCGTGCCGGGGGTCACCGGCACGACCGTCAAGGTCGGCGGCGTGCTGACCAAGACCAGCGCCAGCGGCTACTCGACCAAGGACGCCGAGATCGGGGCGAAGGCCCGCTTCGAACGCGCCAACGCCGAAGGCGGCGTGCACGGCCGGAAGATCGACTTCCTCGGCGCCGAGGACGACGGCCAGGACGCCGCCAAGGGCGACGCCGCCGCCAAGAAGCTCGTCCAGAAGGACCAGGTCTTCGCCCTCGTGCCGGTGCACGCCCCCAACTTCGGCGGCGCGGCCTTCCTGGAGCAGCAGGGCGTGCCCTGGTTCGGCTGGGCCACCGGGCCTCAGTGGTGCGGCACCAGGACCGGCTTCGGCTACAACGGCTGCCTGGCCCCCAAGCAGGGCGACGGCTCCCAGACCTGGTGGGGCCGGCAGATGGCCGACCTGCTCGGCGGGGCCGCCGGCAAGAGCGTCTACGTCCAGACCACCGACTCCAGCGGCAGCAAGTACGGCGGCACCACCATCTCCCAGTCCTTCACCGCCGCCGGCTTCACCCTCGCCGGCGTCGACTCCGGCCTGCCGGCCGCCGCCCCGCCCCCCGACTGGCTGCCGTACGTCAACAAGATCATGACCTCCGACGCCGGCGGCCCGCCCGACGTGGTGGTCTCGGTGATCGCCGGCACCAAGTTCAACGTCGGCCTCTACGCCGCGCTCAAGCGGGCCGGCTACCAGGGCGTGCTCACCGACGCCACCAGCTACGACGCCGCCATCCTCGACGACCCCGCCGGCGCGAAGGCGCTCGACGGCGTGATCGCGGCCCCCATGTTCGAGCCCTTCGAGTCCACCGCCCCCGAGATCGCCCAGCTCAAGCAGGACGTCGCGAAGGTCGCCCCCGGGCAGCGGCTCACCCAGCACCTCGCGATCGGCTACTGGGCCGCAGACATCTTCCTCGACCTGCTGGACAAGACCGGCAAGGACCTCACCAGGGAGAAGTTCCTGAACACCGCCAACGGCTCGTACGTCTACGAGAACCCCGGCTTCGGCCGCATCGAGTTCCCCAAGGACCACACCGAGCCGAACGGCTGCGGCGCCCTGGTCAAGCTGGCGGGCGGCGCCTTCCGGGTGGCCAGAAGCATGAAGTGCTTCGACAACGTGCCGCTCAAATGA